Proteins encoded in a region of the bacterium genome:
- a CDS encoding zinc-ribbon domain-containing protein codes for MITTCTDCHARYRLEADRVPHRKIRVRCPSCRGVFQLDGTVRAVRKRRPRRRHSRRRRPMRPRSTSNPASPCARHPSRTAPRRRRRARSRSPRPARRPPRSSAGPRRRAPRSWTSPPPRVAAGARKRCWRARWFPTLRSTTARSTSGPWPRGTCWTPSGPRSRSRGSSTRRRSRPRWPARRTTSAMR; via the coding sequence ATGATCACCACGTGCACCGATTGCCACGCGCGCTACCGCCTGGAAGCCGACCGCGTGCCGCACCGCAAGATCCGCGTCCGCTGCCCGTCCTGCCGCGGCGTTTTCCAGCTCGACGGCACCGTTCGCGCAGTGAGGAAGCGGCGGCCCAGGCGCCGTCATTCCAGGCGCCGGCGACCCATGCGCCCGAGGTCCACGTCGAATCCCGCCAGCCCGTGCGCCCGGCACCCGAGCCGCACCGCGCCCCGCCGGCGCCGGCGCGCCCGCAGCCGGTCACCGCGACCCGCACGCCGGCCGCCGAGGTCGTCCGCGGGCCCGCGCCGTCGGGCACCGCGGTCATGGACCAGCCCGCCACCGCGCGTCGCCGCCGGAGCAAGGAAGAGATGCTGGCGCGCGCGCTGGTTTCCGACATTAAGGTCTACAACCGCGAGGTCTACGAGCGGGCCCTGGCCGAGGGGAACCTGCTGGACGCCCTCGGGCCCGAGATCAAGAAGTCGTGGGAGCTCTACAAGGAGAAGGTCACGCCCGAGGTGGCCGGCTCGACGGACTACTTCCGCGATGCGTTGA
- a CDS encoding tetratricopeptide repeat protein, giving the protein MTTSLRATTSPPAAACFENGRRAENAGRLDEARRAYELALEQEPARHEWLYRLGCVLLKLDLVGDAEMVFRRAVELEPDAHAYLTNLGVCCDRQGRRDEAVLWYRRSTQKGAGSAVAFHNLGAIYAEAGRSQEAIRAFESAIAIEPDAEGYHNLGLVHYGAAEYLRALECFERALGCDAGFTRGQYYAALCQMKCGMYADACKRFEAAWRLDPRLVRVPFYLGSCLHKLQRYEEARLALEKALEFTPEDGRLHYQLALTCDALGMPQEARLHYSQARAAREQRGTA; this is encoded by the coding sequence GTGACAACCAGCCTCAGGGCAACGACATCCCCGCCGGCGGCAGCCTGTTTCGAGAACGGGCGCCGGGCGGAGAATGCCGGCCGCCTGGACGAGGCGCGACGGGCCTATGAACTGGCCCTGGAGCAGGAGCCTGCCCGGCACGAGTGGCTCTATCGCCTGGGCTGCGTGCTCCTCAAGCTGGACCTGGTGGGCGACGCCGAGATGGTCTTTCGCCGGGCCGTCGAACTTGAACCCGATGCCCACGCCTACCTGACCAACCTGGGCGTCTGCTGCGATCGCCAGGGGCGTCGCGACGAGGCGGTCCTCTGGTATCGCCGCTCCACCCAGAAGGGCGCCGGCAGCGCCGTGGCCTTCCACAACCTCGGTGCGATCTACGCCGAAGCCGGTCGCTCACAGGAGGCCATCCGCGCCTTCGAATCCGCCATCGCGATCGAGCCCGATGCCGAGGGCTACCACAACCTCGGCCTGGTGCACTACGGGGCCGCCGAATACCTGCGCGCGCTCGAGTGCTTCGAGCGTGCCCTGGGCTGTGACGCGGGATTCACGCGCGGCCAGTACTACGCCGCGCTGTGCCAGATGAAGTGCGGCATGTACGCCGACGCCTGCAAGCGGTTCGAGGCCGCCTGGCGGCTCGACCCGCGGCTGGTGCGGGTGCCGTTCTACCTGGGTTCCTGCCTGCACAAGCTGCAGCGCTACGAGGAAGCCAGGCTGGCGCTCGAGAAGGCGCTCGAGTTCACGCCCGAGGACGGGCGCCTGCACTACCAGCTGGCCCTGACCTGCGACGCGCTGGGCATGCCGCAGGAAGCGCGGCTGCACTACAGCCAGGCGCGCGCGGCCCGCGAACAGCGCGGGACGGCCTGA
- a CDS encoding response regulator, which yields MSHAVLIVDDAEFTRSQLCDIVHGLGWTVVAEAGDGAAAVALHAKLRPDLVLLDITMPTMDGNEALVAILAADPAAKVVMITALGQKDQVLAAIKLGARDFIIKPFDDERVSATLTRLLGAAVPVGAA from the coding sequence GTGAGCCACGCCGTCCTGATCGTCGATGACGCCGAATTCACGCGCAGCCAGCTGTGCGACATCGTCCACGGCCTGGGCTGGACGGTCGTCGCCGAAGCCGGCGACGGGGCTGCGGCGGTAGCCCTTCACGCGAAGCTCCGGCCCGACCTGGTGCTGCTCGACATCACCATGCCGACGATGGACGGCAACGAGGCACTGGTCGCTATCCTCGCCGCCGACCCCGCAGCCAAGGTCGTCATGATCACGGCGCTCGGCCAGAAGGACCAGGTCCTTGCCGCGATCAAGCTGGGCGCCCGCGATTTCATCATCAAGCCGTTCGACGACGAACGCGTCTCGGCGACGCTCACGCGCCTGCTCGGCGCGGCAGTGCCGGTCGGCGCCGCCTGA
- a CDS encoding DUF4139 domain-containing protein, whose product MLRKWTVLGLMLSALATAAAAATDAAGPVISGAGARRGVDVTVYNQDMALVRETRTVDLPAGDVRLEFRDVPARISPVTLLVTGGADGRFELLEQNYEFDLLSRERILEKYVGRDVAWIQEDGTRVQGTLLGMSGGPVFRVGNEIVFDVPGRLALPELPANLRDRPTLAWLAQSARKGTLDIEASYVTQGMSWQADYVLQLDEAGKRGDLQSWVSVDNRSGGSFEGARLLLVAGDVNQVRPQPEMLMAMDMAKVSRAGNAFVEEELYDYHLYTLQNPTTLLDNQIKQIGLFEASGLSVQRHYRVTGQTYFFRGMGRLDDAPAVEVFYSWANTQKNGLGKPLPAGVMRVYGRSSGGGRQLLGEDRIKHTPVDETVELRIGNAFDIVVERVRTDSRKLAEDLYRHSFSITIRNHKSEAVTVDVIEPVGGFWEVQTSSLPARKVDASTLSFAVPVPAKGETVLTYSVDVRY is encoded by the coding sequence ATGTTGCGCAAATGGACGGTTTTGGGCCTCATGCTGTCGGCCCTGGCGACGGCTGCGGCAGCGGCGACGGACGCTGCGGGACCCGTCATCAGCGGTGCCGGCGCCCGGCGCGGCGTCGACGTGACGGTCTACAACCAGGACATGGCCCTGGTGCGGGAGACGCGCACCGTCGACCTGCCGGCGGGCGATGTCCGCCTGGAGTTCCGTGACGTCCCGGCCAGGATCAGCCCGGTCACGCTGCTGGTCACCGGCGGTGCGGACGGGCGCTTCGAACTGCTCGAGCAGAACTACGAATTCGACCTGCTTTCGCGCGAACGGATCCTCGAGAAGTACGTCGGGCGCGACGTGGCCTGGATCCAGGAGGACGGCACGCGCGTGCAGGGGACGCTCCTCGGCATGAGCGGCGGTCCGGTGTTCCGGGTCGGCAACGAGATCGTGTTCGACGTGCCCGGCCGCCTGGCCCTGCCGGAACTGCCGGCAAACCTCCGCGATCGTCCGACACTGGCCTGGCTGGCGCAAAGCGCCAGGAAGGGCACGCTGGACATCGAGGCTTCGTACGTGACGCAGGGGATGTCCTGGCAGGCTGACTATGTGCTGCAACTCGACGAGGCGGGCAAGCGCGGTGACCTGCAGTCCTGGGTGTCGGTGGACAACCGCAGCGGCGGTTCCTTCGAGGGTGCGCGCCTGTTGCTGGTGGCCGGCGACGTCAACCAGGTGCGGCCGCAACCCGAGATGTTGATGGCGATGGATATGGCCAAGGTCTCGCGCGCCGGGAACGCCTTCGTGGAGGAAGAGCTCTACGACTACCACCTGTACACGCTGCAGAACCCCACCACGCTTCTCGACAACCAGATCAAGCAGATCGGCCTGTTCGAGGCTTCGGGCCTCAGTGTGCAGCGCCATTACCGGGTAACGGGACAAACGTACTTCTTCCGCGGTATGGGCCGGCTCGACGACGCACCGGCGGTCGAGGTGTTCTATTCGTGGGCGAATACGCAGAAGAACGGCCTCGGCAAGCCGCTGCCGGCCGGTGTCATGCGGGTGTATGGACGTTCGTCGGGCGGCGGCCGCCAGCTGCTGGGCGAGGACCGCATCAAGCACACGCCCGTCGACGAGACGGTGGAGCTGCGCATCGGCAACGCCTTCGACATCGTGGTCGAGCGCGTGCGCACCGACAGCCGCAAGCTGGCCGAGGATCTCTACCGGCACAGCTTCTCGATCACCATCCGCAATCACAAGAGCGAAGCCGTCACCGTCGACGTGATCGAGCCGGTGGGCGGTTTCTGGGAAGTGCAGACGTCGTCGCTGCCGGCCAGGAAGGTCGATGCGTCGACGTTGTCGTTCGCCGTGCCCGTGCCGGCGAAAGGCGAGACGGTACTGACCTACAGCGTCGACGTACGCTACTGA
- a CDS encoding RNA polymerase sigma factor RpoD/SigA — translation MSNLDLYFQEVKAYSLLTRDEECELARGIHANDNESLHKLVKANLRFVVSIAKEYAHYGVPLEDLINEGNLGLLKAAQRFDETRGFKFISYAVWWIRQSILAALANHSKIVRMPLNRARVLNQIKKASSELQQKLRRKPEPEEIAKFLGLSVEEVKDTLPLMQDNFFLDDFVGNDEDSTYLDFLEDTASEGPDSKVLDDDLNSSIGRMLCDLKDREAKVLKLYYGLGTDQELTLEEIGQIMGLTRERIRQIKEEAFEKIRTSKTFKYMQDYAEDRQV, via the coding sequence ATGAGCAACCTCGACCTGTACTTCCAGGAGGTCAAGGCGTACTCGCTGCTGACCCGTGACGAGGAATGCGAACTGGCCCGCGGCATCCACGCGAACGACAACGAGAGCCTGCACAAGCTCGTGAAGGCGAACCTGCGCTTCGTGGTTTCGATCGCCAAGGAATACGCGCACTACGGCGTGCCCCTGGAGGACCTGATCAACGAGGGCAACCTCGGCCTGCTGAAGGCCGCCCAGCGCTTCGACGAGACGCGTGGCTTCAAGTTCATTTCCTACGCGGTGTGGTGGATCCGGCAGTCGATCCTCGCCGCGCTGGCGAACCACAGCAAGATCGTGCGCATGCCGCTGAATCGCGCGCGTGTGCTGAACCAGATCAAGAAGGCCAGCAGCGAGCTGCAGCAGAAGCTGCGTCGCAAGCCGGAGCCGGAGGAGATCGCGAAGTTCCTCGGCTTGTCGGTCGAAGAGGTCAAGGATACGCTGCCCCTCATGCAGGATAACTTCTTCCTGGATGACTTCGTGGGCAACGACGAGGACAGCACGTACCTCGACTTCCTCGAAGACACGGCGAGCGAAGGTCCGGACTCGAAGGTCCTGGACGACGACCTGAATTCGAGCATCGGGCGCATGCTCTGCGACCTCAAGGACCGTGAGGCCAAGGTCCTCAAGCTCTACTACGGGTTGGGCACCGACCAGGAACTGACGCTCGAGGAGATCGGCCAGATCATGGGCCTGACGCGTGAGCGCATCCGGCAGATCAAGGAAGAGGCCTTCGAGAAGATCAGGACCAGCAAGACCTTCAAGTACATGCAGGACTACGCCGAGGACCGCCAGGTCTGA
- a CDS encoding YigZ family protein: protein MTDQSTFEPGLPDSVRVLAGPGQGELTEQRSRFLAFAFPAPDEAAAREAIAGVARRYHDARHACSAWRLGHGPLPLEHRNDDGEPSGTAGEPILAAIRKRDLTDCVVVVVRYFGGVKLGTGGLARAYGGAAALALDSAPVADLPLGRRFRLRYPYPLRRVIEHLLHARGGRTETEDYAVEVTWEVWLPHSGSRGFTAAVFEATAGAVTAEEITQA, encoded by the coding sequence GTGACGGACCAGTCGACCTTCGAGCCCGGGCTGCCGGACAGCGTTCGGGTATTGGCCGGCCCCGGCCAGGGGGAATTGACGGAACAGCGGTCGCGCTTCCTGGCTTTCGCGTTCCCGGCGCCGGACGAAGCTGCGGCGCGCGAGGCCATCGCCGGGGTGGCGCGGCGCTACCACGATGCCCGCCACGCCTGCAGCGCCTGGCGCCTGGGCCACGGCCCGCTCCCGCTCGAACACCGCAATGACGACGGCGAGCCATCGGGCACCGCCGGCGAGCCGATTCTCGCAGCCATCCGCAAGCGGGACCTGACCGATTGTGTCGTCGTGGTGGTCCGCTATTTCGGCGGCGTCAAGCTCGGCACCGGGGGGCTGGCGCGCGCCTACGGCGGCGCCGCGGCACTGGCCCTGGACTCCGCGCCGGTTGCCGACCTGCCGCTCGGGCGTCGGTTCCGGCTGCGGTACCCGTATCCGCTGCGGCGGGTGATCGAGCACCTGCTCCACGCCCGTGGCGGACGCACCGAGACCGAGGACTACGCGGTGGAAGTCACCTGGGAGGTCTGGCTGCCCCATTCCGGGAGCCGTGGCTTCACTGCGGCGGTCTTCGAGGCGACCGCCGGCGCAGTCACGGCCGAGGAAATCACGCAGGCCTGA
- a CDS encoding thioredoxin family protein, whose amino-acid sequence MKSARAALVPACARLFTIALLAAALPAMALDLQVTPRTAEIEPGRDLVLDLVVTPADDEFLDSGSLQVKVTLPDAPGFVGEPYPLRVTPGENGALLLEWAAPVPGNAPTGEHRTEVTVTGATVDARALSATWQGTVTGAYGEGWSADRIQNFLDRRGLPFFLVLVFGFGLLMSLSPCIYPMIPITLAVIGARSQEKGALHGLGLSVTYVLGMALVYAVLGALSASVFSGITAFMQSPVVVAPIAVLLMVLAFSMFGAFELQAPAFLRDRLAGPGGARGGIFGVFAMGLVAGLVASPCVGPFLAALLVWVATTGNWVLGFFSLLTFGLGMGMLLIGVGTFPALLGTLPRSGGWMDTVKKGMGLLLVVMAFWFVRPGAVLPAAVFYPLAGAAAILTAVFMGAFDRPQEGWGWWPRTRMALGLVVFVAGLWLLVGSFLAHGFLLPSPLQTAIGPVAGHGESAVVAAANAPRTAPATITATGSATPSGNAPATATADAGKVAWDVIATGANASARLEAIRAAARAAGQPVLVDFWASWCVYCKKLDKSVWNDPAVVAESQRWATVKIDATATDDDEMAAIKAEFQVTGLPRVIFIDSRGAILHARATGFVPAPEMLALMQSVR is encoded by the coding sequence ATGAAGTCCGCCAGAGCCGCCCTTGTTCCCGCCTGCGCCCGCCTGTTCACGATTGCGCTCCTGGCCGCCGCCTTGCCGGCCATGGCGCTGGACCTGCAGGTGACGCCGCGCACGGCGGAAATCGAGCCCGGGCGTGACCTGGTGCTGGACCTCGTCGTGACCCCTGCCGACGACGAATTCCTCGACTCCGGCAGCCTGCAGGTGAAGGTGACCCTTCCCGACGCACCGGGATTCGTCGGTGAGCCGTACCCGCTCCGCGTCACGCCGGGCGAGAACGGTGCGCTCCTGCTCGAATGGGCCGCGCCGGTGCCGGGCAATGCCCCGACCGGTGAACATCGGACCGAAGTGACGGTGACCGGTGCGACCGTCGATGCCCGCGCCCTCAGCGCGACCTGGCAGGGCACCGTCACGGGCGCCTATGGCGAGGGCTGGTCGGCGGATCGCATCCAGAATTTCCTCGACCGCCGCGGCCTGCCGTTCTTCCTGGTCCTCGTCTTCGGCTTCGGCCTGTTGATGAGTCTCTCGCCGTGCATCTACCCGATGATCCCCATCACCCTGGCCGTGATCGGCGCACGCAGCCAGGAAAAGGGCGCGCTCCACGGGCTGGGCCTCTCGGTCACCTATGTGCTGGGCATGGCGCTCGTGTACGCCGTGCTCGGCGCCCTCAGTGCCTCGGTCTTCAGCGGGATCACCGCCTTCATGCAGAGCCCGGTGGTCGTGGCGCCCATTGCCGTGCTGCTGATGGTGCTCGCCTTCAGCATGTTCGGCGCCTTCGAACTCCAGGCACCTGCTTTCCTGCGCGACCGGCTGGCCGGACCCGGCGGCGCGCGCGGCGGCATCTTCGGTGTCTTCGCGATGGGCCTCGTCGCAGGGCTCGTGGCCTCGCCGTGCGTCGGCCCGTTCCTGGCAGCGCTGCTCGTGTGGGTCGCCACGACAGGCAACTGGGTGCTCGGGTTCTTCTCGCTGCTGACGTTCGGGCTCGGCATGGGCATGCTGCTGATCGGTGTCGGCACCTTCCCCGCGCTGCTCGGCACGTTGCCCCGCAGCGGCGGCTGGATGGACACGGTGAAGAAGGGCATGGGCCTGTTGCTGGTGGTCATGGCGTTCTGGTTCGTACGGCCGGGCGCCGTGCTGCCGGCTGCCGTCTTCTATCCCCTGGCCGGCGCCGCCGCCATCCTGACGGCCGTCTTCATGGGTGCGTTCGACCGGCCGCAGGAAGGCTGGGGCTGGTGGCCGCGCACCCGCATGGCCCTGGGCTTGGTGGTCTTCGTGGCGGGGCTGTGGCTGCTCGTCGGATCGTTCCTGGCCCACGGGTTCCTGCTGCCTTCGCCCCTGCAAACAGCAATCGGCCCGGTGGCCGGTCACGGTGAATCGGCGGTCGTTGCCGCGGCAAACGCACCCCGGACTGCCCCGGCGACGATCACGGCGACCGGGAGCGCGACACCGTCGGGAAACGCGCCGGCAACGGCGACCGCTGACGCGGGCAAGGTGGCCTGGGACGTGATCGCAACGGGTGCGAACGCCTCGGCGCGGCTCGAGGCGATCCGCGCTGCTGCGCGCGCGGCAGGACAGCCGGTGCTGGTCGACTTCTGGGCTTCGTGGTGCGTCTACTGCAAGAAGCTGGACAAGTCGGTGTGGAATGATCCTGCGGTCGTCGCCGAGTCGCAGCGCTGGGCGACCGTGAAGATCGACGCCACCGCGACCGACGACGACGAGATGGCCGCGATCAAGGCCGAGTTCCAGGTAACCGGCCTGCCGCGCGTGATCTTCATCGACAGCCGCGGCGCCATCCTGCACGCACGCGCCACGGGCTTCGTGCCGGCGCCGGAAATGCTGGCCCTCATGCAGAGTGTGCGCTGA
- a CDS encoding TlpA family protein disulfide reductase, with protein MVAIALVVCIAGLFGCGNGQAASKGAGGREGSALPEVKLTALDGREYTTASLRGKVVVVDFWDTWCGPCLRAMPHLKELSTSHPDDVVVIAVALGQEGEAKVRDVVAKLQLPFPVMMFEAQGDLTAAFGAVEQLPTTFLVGPDGVIQRRWVGSQSLPVYERAVKALLPS; from the coding sequence ATGGTCGCGATCGCCCTTGTCGTCTGTATCGCGGGTTTGTTCGGCTGCGGGAACGGGCAGGCCGCGTCCAAGGGGGCGGGGGGCCGCGAAGGTTCCGCCCTTCCTGAAGTGAAGCTGACGGCGCTGGACGGCCGTGAGTACACGACCGCCTCGCTGCGCGGCAAGGTTGTCGTGGTCGATTTCTGGGATACCTGGTGCGGCCCCTGCCTTCGCGCGATGCCCCACCTGAAGGAACTGAGCACGAGTCACCCGGACGACGTGGTGGTCATCGCGGTAGCGCTCGGGCAGGAGGGAGAGGCGAAGGTGCGCGACGTCGTCGCAAAGCTGCAACTGCCCTTCCCGGTGATGATGTTCGAGGCGCAGGGAGACCTGACGGCGGCTTTCGGCGCCGTCGAGCAGTTGCCGACAACTTTCCTGGTCGGGCCTGATGGCGTGATCCAGCGCCGCTGGGTCGGGTCGCAATCGCTGCCTGTGTACGAGAGGGCGGTCAAGGCGCTGTTGCCGTCGTGA
- a CDS encoding SpoIIE family protein phosphatase, producing the protein MRHPAGHRQTRFESVTRTIALLLLAPMMLALSLPITFHIARRAEYGLSVLDLRVLRVEPGGPADRAGVRAEDRLLTVDGRPLARMMDYYAATAGHYRLEPLALQLQRDGSTVAVVVRPDPPSQAVMITQYTQWVSGLAFLLIGWWVLSRRADPVARHFFAMCAIFAFFLIDIPDVDRIGYVNVKYHLRALLQMLLPAYVLRFFLQFPSPWRTGADGAAPHRWIMIPAWVLFGLTSANEILRGQRPHGGIDTVIETVSLIYMLACFLIGLGRFGRGAFRRDRPIRRTKMLVILTGLTAGLVPFLVTMALGNLAPGSSVPHLRYLGLSLLLVPASFALAIMRYGALDTAFVVRIGLIYGSLTALIVVCYLLVTVAVGTFLSTQFGVDSSYVLVLLVAGTALVVAPLRERVQRLVDLAFYPSRRVNREAIARLADRLTGLIEADSVLEHLAAALGELFRPRSFAIVLAAPAPGKGFSLRTSWPASTPGAPQLPSLPPDDPLTLLLDRVRRPVFCEELEDLGPGGRPDDPSWQLLRGLDASLLVPLVSGNRLLGFLAFGPKAGGQLYGQEDIANLQALAVQAGPVVESRQLYEERLRGKRLETELAVARGIQANLLPVAPLVTPHGTICGRNEPCRTVGGDYFDYFTMDGGRLALAIGDVSGKGIPAALMMSSLRVAFRLAAEKGAPPRDVVSHMNPVVASLVGPSHFICFFYGVWDPAAGLLRYCNAGMDPPVLLRRQAPRRQHLRKGGPVLGVEPEFAYREGTVALMPGDRLFLYTDGLTDQRDPEGCFFDSERLLALVEGDLDDDPSGVLERVFATISAFGHHHRSDDQTAMLLQVK; encoded by the coding sequence GTGCGGCACCCAGCCGGGCATCGCCAAACCCGCTTCGAGAGCGTGACGCGCACCATCGCGCTGCTCCTGCTGGCGCCGATGATGCTGGCCCTGTCCCTGCCCATCACCTTCCACATTGCCCGTCGCGCAGAATACGGCTTATCCGTCCTCGACCTGCGCGTGCTGCGCGTCGAGCCCGGCGGCCCGGCCGACCGCGCCGGGGTTCGCGCGGAGGATCGCCTGCTGACGGTGGACGGCCGCCCCCTGGCGCGCATGATGGACTACTACGCAGCAACCGCCGGTCACTATCGCCTGGAGCCGCTGGCGCTGCAGTTGCAGCGCGACGGAAGCACCGTGGCCGTCGTCGTCAGGCCGGATCCGCCCTCGCAGGCGGTCATGATCACGCAGTACACGCAGTGGGTCAGCGGCCTGGCGTTCCTGCTCATCGGCTGGTGGGTCCTTTCCCGGCGCGCCGACCCGGTCGCCCGCCACTTCTTCGCGATGTGCGCGATCTTCGCCTTTTTCCTGATCGACATCCCGGACGTGGACCGCATCGGCTACGTCAACGTCAAGTACCACCTGCGCGCGCTGCTGCAGATGCTCCTGCCAGCCTACGTGCTGCGGTTCTTCCTCCAGTTCCCCTCGCCCTGGCGGACCGGCGCCGACGGCGCCGCGCCGCACCGCTGGATCATGATCCCTGCCTGGGTCCTGTTCGGCCTCACCTCGGCAAACGAGATCCTGCGCGGCCAGCGCCCTCACGGTGGCATCGATACCGTCATCGAGACCGTGTCGCTGATCTATATGCTCGCGTGTTTCCTGATCGGTCTCGGCCGCTTCGGACGCGGTGCCTTCCGCCGCGACAGACCCATTCGCCGCACGAAGATGCTGGTGATCCTCACCGGCCTGACTGCCGGTCTGGTGCCGTTCCTGGTGACCATGGCGCTCGGCAACCTGGCCCCAGGTTCGAGCGTGCCCCATCTGCGCTACCTCGGCTTGTCCCTGCTGCTGGTGCCGGCCAGTTTTGCGCTGGCGATCATGCGCTACGGCGCGCTCGACACGGCGTTCGTGGTCCGCATCGGGCTTATCTACGGCTCACTGACGGCGCTCATTGTCGTGTGCTACCTGCTCGTGACGGTCGCCGTCGGCACCTTCCTGTCGACGCAGTTCGGCGTGGACTCGTCCTATGTCCTGGTGCTCCTGGTCGCGGGTACGGCCCTCGTTGTCGCGCCTTTGCGTGAACGCGTGCAGCGCCTCGTCGACCTGGCGTTCTACCCTTCACGACGGGTGAACCGCGAGGCCATTGCCCGCCTGGCGGATCGCCTGACGGGCCTGATCGAGGCCGATTCCGTGCTGGAACACCTGGCTGCGGCGCTCGGCGAACTTTTCCGCCCCCGCTCGTTCGCCATCGTCCTGGCGGCACCGGCCCCCGGCAAGGGCTTCAGCCTGCGGACCTCCTGGCCCGCGTCAACGCCCGGAGCGCCCCAGCTGCCGTCCCTGCCACCGGACGACCCGCTGACCCTCCTCCTCGACCGCGTGCGCCGGCCCGTCTTCTGCGAGGAGCTCGAGGATCTCGGGCCCGGCGGCCGGCCCGACGACCCGTCGTGGCAACTGCTCCGCGGACTGGACGCCTCGCTGCTCGTACCTCTGGTGTCGGGCAACCGCCTGCTCGGCTTCCTTGCCTTCGGACCCAAGGCCGGCGGTCAGCTCTACGGCCAGGAGGATATTGCGAACCTCCAGGCTTTGGCCGTGCAGGCCGGCCCCGTGGTCGAGAGTCGCCAGTTGTACGAGGAACGGCTGCGCGGCAAGCGCCTGGAAACCGAGTTGGCGGTGGCCCGCGGCATCCAGGCGAACCTGCTGCCCGTGGCGCCGCTGGTCACCCCGCACGGCACGATCTGCGGACGCAACGAGCCGTGCCGCACCGTGGGCGGCGATTATTTCGACTACTTCACCATGGATGGCGGTCGCCTCGCACTCGCCATCGGCGATGTCTCGGGCAAGGGGATCCCGGCGGCGTTGATGATGAGTTCCTTGCGCGTCGCCTTCCGGCTGGCTGCCGAGAAAGGCGCCCCGCCGCGCGATGTGGTCTCGCACATGAACCCCGTGGTGGCGTCGCTGGTCGGTCCCAGCCACTTCATCTGCTTCTTCTACGGTGTCTGGGATCCGGCTGCGGGTCTGCTCCGTTACTGCAACGCGGGCATGGATCCGCCGGTGCTCCTGCGCCGGCAGGCGCCGCGCCGCCAGCACCTGCGCAAGGGCGGCCCCGTCCTGGGCGTGGAACCCGAGTTCGCCTATCGCGAAGGTACCGTGGCCCTGATGCCCGGCGACCGCCTCTTCCTCTACACCGACGGCCTCACCGACCAGCGCGATCCGGAAGGCTGCTTTTTCGACAGTGAGCGCCTGCTGGCCCTCGTGGAGGGTGACCTGGACGACGATCCATCGGGCGTCCTCGAACGGGTGTTTGCCACCATCAGTGCGTTCGGCCATCACCACCGCTCAGACGACCAGACAGCTATGCTATTGCAAGTAAAGTAA